A single genomic interval of Chryseobacterium paludis harbors:
- the ppk1 gene encoding polyphosphate kinase 1 — protein MPKKYILPSELSWLSFNDCVLQEAADKTNPLYERIKFLAIHSSNLDEFYRVKISDLHSIPEKITLFEKVKKEINRQQNKFGSIWKEQIVPELEDSKIIYYEKQPLLPLHSDEIESYFKTTILSYIQIVYLSEDEKQEYFLNNRQLYLLIKLKAKNGEIRYCYINIPSDKLNRYKILSSHKGKSYIISIDTIIKRCLHYIFTDQEIITAFAIKLNRDENYQIDDEASGNLVSKIKKKVLERKSGSSTRFLYDFNMPEDLLILCKKSFNLKEDEMIVGGTHHNFFDLFKFPNPNFPNLQNENFPPAKHIPFESKRSMFDIIDNENQLIHFPYQSYHYVLQFFNEAAIHKDITEIKVTLYRISSQSLIANALISAAKNGKKVTVFVEVKARFDENNNLFWANEMQKAGIKIIYSMPNLKVHAKVALFTLKNEKKTKNYAYLSTGNFNENTAETYTDFGLFTSEKEYTEDLKQVFRFFRTKEKKYIISNLWVAGFNLKENILKHIDIEIQNAENGKKAAIFLKVNGLNDKDIISKLIEANNSKVEITLIVRGICTLLPGIKGYTENIKIYRIVDRFLEHSRIYKFHNDGEEKIYLSSADMLSRNLNRRIEVAFPITDKKMMQEIDTIIKMQLNDNTKKRILNNKGQSISQYQPEQLQNASQKETYLWYKKKEEKLKKE, from the coding sequence ATGCCTAAAAAATATATCCTACCATCTGAATTATCCTGGTTATCTTTTAATGACTGTGTTTTACAGGAAGCCGCTGATAAAACAAATCCTTTATACGAAAGAATAAAATTTCTTGCCATTCATTCCTCTAATCTGGATGAATTTTATCGTGTAAAGATCAGTGATCTGCATTCAATTCCTGAAAAGATCACATTGTTTGAAAAAGTGAAAAAGGAAATAAACCGTCAACAGAATAAATTTGGTTCCATATGGAAGGAACAAATCGTTCCGGAATTAGAGGATAGCAAAATTATCTATTACGAAAAGCAACCATTACTTCCTTTGCATTCGGATGAGATTGAAAGTTATTTTAAAACAACCATTCTTTCTTACATACAGATCGTTTATCTCTCTGAAGACGAAAAGCAGGAATATTTTTTAAATAACCGGCAGCTTTATTTACTTATTAAATTAAAGGCAAAAAATGGTGAAATCAGATATTGCTATATCAATATTCCTTCAGATAAACTGAACCGATACAAAATATTAAGCAGTCATAAAGGAAAAAGTTATATCATCTCTATAGATACCATTATCAAACGGTGTCTGCACTACATATTTACCGATCAGGAAATTATCACAGCCTTTGCCATTAAACTCAACAGGGATGAAAATTACCAGATCGATGACGAAGCAAGCGGAAATCTAGTATCTAAAATAAAAAAGAAGGTTCTTGAGCGAAAATCAGGTTCATCAACACGTTTTTTATATGATTTCAATATGCCTGAGGATCTATTGATTCTTTGTAAAAAATCCTTTAATCTTAAAGAGGATGAAATGATTGTGGGTGGGACCCATCATAATTTTTTTGATTTGTTTAAATTCCCGAATCCCAATTTTCCAAATCTTCAAAATGAGAACTTTCCACCGGCAAAACATATCCCTTTTGAAAGTAAAAGATCAATGTTTGACATTATTGATAATGAAAACCAACTGATTCATTTTCCTTATCAATCTTATCATTATGTTCTACAGTTCTTTAATGAAGCTGCTATTCATAAAGACATCACGGAAATAAAGGTAACGTTATACAGAATATCCTCACAATCACTCATCGCCAATGCCCTTATCAGTGCTGCAAAAAACGGAAAAAAAGTAACTGTTTTTGTAGAAGTAAAAGCACGATTTGATGAAAACAACAATCTGTTCTGGGCTAATGAGATGCAAAAGGCAGGAATTAAAATCATTTACAGCATGCCCAACCTGAAGGTACACGCGAAAGTAGCATTGTTTACTTTGAAAAACGAAAAAAAAACAAAAAATTACGCCTACCTTTCCACAGGAAACTTCAATGAAAACACTGCAGAAACATACACTGATTTTGGTCTTTTCACCTCTGAAAAAGAATATACAGAAGACTTAAAACAGGTATTTCGTTTTTTTAGAACCAAAGAGAAAAAATACATTATTTCTAATTTATGGGTGGCAGGATTTAATCTGAAAGAAAATATTCTAAAACATATTGATATTGAGATCCAAAACGCTGAAAATGGTAAGAAAGCGGCTATATTTCTAAAGGTTAACGGATTGAATGACAAAGATATTATCAGTAAATTAATTGAAGCCAATAATTCAAAAGTTGAAATTACCCTTATTGTAAGAGGTATCTGTACATTATTACCCGGAATCAAGGGATATACCGAAAACATCAAAATTTACAGGATCGTAGACCGTTTTCTGGAGCATTCACGTATTTATAAATTTCATAACGATGGTGAAGAAAAAATTTATCTTTCTTCTGCAGATATGCTCAGCAGAAACCTGAACCGTAGGATAGAAGTCGCTTTTCCGATTACAGATAAAAAAATGATGCAAGAGATCGATACGATCATAAAAATGCAACTTAATGATAACACCAAAAAGAGGATATTAAATAACAAAGGTCAAAGTATCTCACAATATCAGCCCGAGCAATTACAAAACGCATCCCAAAAGGAAACTTATCTTTGGTATAAAAAGAAAGAAGAAAAGCTAAAAAAGGAATGA
- a CDS encoding helix-turn-helix domain-containing protein, protein MKLKIKEENTGGELMFFRDEPGFDRLFFTRDRFNKYFTIAWNPGKSQQVKVDGKEYEFPSHSLLTLLFNQTFSFEDSSNIIVWQFNREFYCIIDHDSEVSCVGFLFSSTDHMLVKLDESAQKKLQLLSDIFIEEFGTSDLIQNEMLLVLLKRLIIYVTGLAKSEYIPVLKSQEDRFHIVRKFNLLVEANFKEEHSVSFYAEQLFKSPKTLSNLFAIYNQKTPSQIIQTRIILEAKRLLLYTDRSVKNITFELGFEDVSYFSNFFKKNAGVSPSDFRNSLEISKEGK, encoded by the coding sequence ATGAAACTTAAAATAAAGGAAGAAAATACGGGTGGCGAATTAATGTTCTTTAGAGACGAACCTGGTTTTGACCGGTTGTTTTTTACCAGAGACAGGTTTAATAAATACTTTACTATTGCCTGGAATCCTGGAAAAAGTCAGCAGGTTAAAGTTGATGGAAAGGAATACGAATTTCCTTCCCATTCTTTGCTGACCCTTTTGTTTAATCAGACTTTCAGTTTTGAAGACTCTTCAAATATTATTGTATGGCAGTTTAATCGGGAATTCTATTGTATTATTGATCATGATAGTGAGGTGAGTTGTGTTGGATTTTTATTCAGCAGTACAGATCATATGCTTGTAAAACTGGATGAATCTGCTCAGAAAAAATTACAGTTGTTATCGGATATTTTCATTGAAGAATTCGGGACTTCTGATCTTATTCAAAATGAGATGCTGCTCGTGTTACTGAAGCGACTGATCATTTATGTGACAGGGCTGGCTAAATCAGAGTATATCCCGGTTCTGAAAAGTCAGGAAGACCGGTTTCATATTGTGAGGAAATTTAACCTATTGGTAGAAGCGAATTTTAAAGAAGAGCATTCAGTAAGTTTTTATGCAGAACAACTTTTTAAATCCCCTAAAACCTTATCTAACCTATTTGCAATATACAATCAAAAAACACCTTCACAGATCATCCAAACGAGGATCATCCTGGAAGCTAAAAGACTTTTACTGTATACCGATAGATCTGTAAAGAATATCACTTTTGAACTTGGCTTTGAAGATGTATCTTATTTTTCCAATTTCTTTAAGAAAAATGCCGGTGTATCTCCTTCTGACTTCAGAAATTCACTTGAAATATCAAAAGAAGGGAAATAA